One segment of Paenibacillus sp. FSL R7-0337 DNA contains the following:
- a CDS encoding response regulator transcription factor, whose translation MNKPMILVVEDDKPIRKLITTTLETQGYKYHTAETGEASILEAVSSQPDLMILDLGLPDMDGVDIIRKIRAWSNLPIIVVSARSEDRDKIEALDAGADDYLTKPFSVEELLARLRVSLRRIRGDGEKLMKDSAFFANGNLRIDYAAGCVWLEGDEIHLTPIEYKLLCLLAKNVGKVLTHNYILHEIWGSPTYDIPALRVFMATLRKKIERSPSQPKVIQTHIGVGYRMLQAGDDSRVI comes from the coding sequence ATGAATAAACCCATGATTCTGGTCGTTGAAGACGACAAGCCGATCCGCAAGTTGATTACCACAACCCTGGAGACTCAGGGCTATAAATACCATACCGCAGAGACAGGGGAGGCATCCATCCTGGAGGCGGTATCCAGTCAGCCGGATCTGATGATCCTGGACCTTGGTCTGCCCGATATGGACGGTGTGGATATTATCCGGAAAATCCGGGCCTGGTCGAACCTTCCGATCATCGTGGTCAGTGCCCGCAGTGAGGACCGCGACAAGATCGAAGCGCTGGATGCCGGAGCCGATGATTATCTGACCAAGCCCTTCAGCGTGGAGGAGCTGCTCGCCCGGCTGCGGGTCAGTCTGCGGCGAATCCGGGGGGACGGCGAGAAGCTGATGAAGGATTCAGCCTTTTTTGCGAACGGAAATCTGCGGATTGACTATGCGGCGGGCTGTGTCTGGCTGGAGGGTGATGAGATCCACCTGACGCCGATTGAGTATAAGCTGCTGTGTCTGCTGGCGAAGAATGTCGGCAAGGTCCTGACCCATAATTATATCCTGCATGAAATCTGGGGCAGTCCTACCTATGATATTCCCGCGCTCCGTGTATTCATGGCTACGCTCCGCAAGAAGATTGAGCGCAGCCCTTCCCAGCCCAAGGTGATCCAGACCCATATAGGTGTGGGCTACCGGATGCTGCAAGCGGGAGACGATAGCAGAGTGATTTGA
- the kdpA gene encoding potassium-transporting ATPase subunit KdpA produces MGIVQILVVILILVLLVKPVGTYLYHVFSNEPNRTDRVFGAAEKGIYRLIGLKQRGGMSWKKYALSFIVTNIVLVVFSYLFLRLQKGLPLNPGGIGNMEETLTFNTVISFMTNTNLQHYSGETGVSYFSQMAVMTMLMFTSAASGFSVAVAFVRGITGRRSVGNFFEDFVKAHIRIFIPLALLVTMALVALHVPQTLKPTLEVNTLEGQTQQIAIGPVASLESIKHIGTNGGGFFGANAAHPFENPGPLSNVLEILSMWLLPASLPYMYGKFAGNKRQGWMIFGAMMTLFVVLLGVNYAAESAGNPAINAMGIDASQGSMEGKEVRFGIAQSALFTTVTTAATTGSVNNMHDTLTPLGSITPLTLMMLNNVFGGKGVGLINMLMYAILGVFLCGLMVGRTPEFLGRKIEPREMKLIAIAILIHPLIILVPTAAAFLTELGKGSISNPGFHGMTQVLYEYVSAAANNGSGFEGLADNTSFWNITTGVVMLLGRYVSMIAMLAVAGSLLRKKPVPETIGTFRTDNGLFTGILIGTVLIIGALTFLPVIVLGPVAEYLTLR; encoded by the coding sequence GTGGGGATTGTACAGATTCTAGTCGTCATCTTAATACTCGTACTGCTGGTGAAGCCGGTGGGCACTTATCTATATCATGTATTCTCGAATGAACCGAACCGGACAGACCGGGTGTTCGGCGCAGCGGAGAAGGGGATTTATCGTCTGATCGGGCTGAAGCAGCGGGGCGGGATGTCCTGGAAGAAATATGCGCTCAGCTTCATCGTAACGAACATTGTACTGGTGGTATTCAGTTATCTCTTTCTGCGGCTGCAAAAGGGGCTTCCGCTCAACCCGGGCGGGATTGGCAATATGGAAGAGACCCTAACCTTCAACACGGTGATCAGCTTCATGACCAACACGAATCTGCAGCATTACAGCGGGGAGACGGGCGTATCCTACTTCTCTCAGATGGCGGTCATGACGATGCTGATGTTCACCTCGGCTGCCAGCGGCTTCTCGGTCGCGGTTGCTTTTGTCAGAGGGATTACAGGCCGCCGCTCGGTGGGGAACTTCTTCGAGGACTTCGTCAAAGCGCATATCCGGATCTTCATTCCGCTGGCACTGCTTGTAACAATGGCGCTTGTAGCTCTTCATGTGCCGCAAACCCTGAAACCTACGCTGGAAGTGAACACGCTCGAAGGGCAGACCCAGCAGATTGCGATCGGTCCGGTGGCCTCCCTGGAGTCCATTAAGCACATCGGCACGAACGGCGGGGGCTTCTTCGGAGCCAACGCTGCGCATCCATTTGAGAATCCGGGACCGCTGAGCAATGTGCTGGAGATCCTCTCCATGTGGCTGCTGCCCGCATCTCTGCCGTATATGTACGGGAAGTTCGCCGGGAACAAGCGGCAGGGCTGGATGATTTTTGGCGCGATGATGACGCTGTTCGTGGTATTGCTCGGAGTGAATTACGCTGCGGAAAGTGCAGGCAACCCGGCGATTAACGCCATGGGCATAGACGCTTCACAGGGCAGCATGGAGGGCAAAGAGGTCCGGTTCGGCATCGCACAGTCGGCGCTGTTCACCACCGTTACAACGGCGGCCACCACCGGCAGTGTGAACAATATGCATGATACGCTGACGCCGCTCGGCAGTATTACCCCGCTGACCCTCATGATGCTGAATAACGTGTTCGGCGGCAAAGGTGTCGGGCTGATCAATATGCTCATGTATGCGATCCTCGGCGTGTTCCTCTGCGGGCTGATGGTGGGCCGGACGCCGGAGTTCCTGGGCCGCAAAATTGAACCACGGGAGATGAAGCTGATCGCCATCGCGATTCTGATTCATCCGCTGATTATACTGGTGCCGACGGCTGCTGCTTTTCTGACGGAGCTCGGTAAAGGCAGTATCAGTAACCCCGGCTTCCACGGAATGACCCAGGTGCTGTATGAATACGTATCGGCTGCGGCCAATAACGGCTCAGGCTTCGAAGGGCTGGCGGATAATACCTCCTTCTGGAATATCACCACCGGGGTTGTCATGCTGCTGGGCCGGTATGTCTCGATGATCGCCATGCTGGCGGTGGCCGGTTCCCTGCTGCGCAAGAAGCCGGTGCCTGAGACCATTGGAACCTTCCGCACAGACAACGGCCTGTTCACTGGCATCCTGATTGGTACGGTGCTGATTATCGGCGCGCTGACCTTCCTGCCGGTGATTGTCCTCGGTCCGGTTGCTGAATATTTGACTTTACGGTAG
- a CDS encoding sensor histidine kinase KdpD yields the protein MIGENTAKKQRGRLRIFFSYVPGAGKTRAMLEAARAEQKNGQQVLAGYMVAHDTADIAELINGLELLPPLDIPVNGTTLREFDLDQAIGRRPDLIVLDELAHINAPEVRHKRRYQDVEELLRAGIDVYTSVSIEQLESMTDVVASMTGMPVTARIPDSVFDRADQVEFIDISPDIWLKRLHEGLIFSTELLRQEAGDLYTPQKLSALREMALRYRADQFKRFEGRLGERAVEASLYSREHILVCLSSAISNKKVIRTAARMAEALQGEFTALYVETSRTKELTARNKSELRENLRLAEQLGAQVATVYGEDVPGQIAEYAKTSRVSKIILGRSQNRSHWPAASNFIDKLTAAAPNIDMYIIPDQESALQSKIPQYARPPLLSLADTGKTLGILLVCTIIGLWFKVLGFSEANIITVYILGVLLDAMVTKGRLYSAVTSILSVLVFNYFFTEPYFSLQAYDSGYPVTFLVMLAASFITSTLTLRVKEQARESAQKAYRTEVLLETSRKLQQAKDTPAILSETALQMLKLLDRSIIIYEVEGDGLSEPLVYSKDGSAVNNEKDRLEAEREVAEWVLRNNKRAGASTDTFSAAQCLYHAVRSGDTVFAVAGIVMQQEEPLEVFESSLMIAMLGECALALEKDKLNELQKESSLQIRQEQLRANLLRGISHDLRTPLTSISGNAGILIGNSAVLSEEQKQELYSDIYDDSIWLINLVENLLSITRIDNGALHLNFQAELLEEVIAEALLHVNRNKEDHVIRVVLEEELLMARMDSRLIIQVIINLVDNAIKYSGSGSHITLSARQEQGLVVVEVADDGPGISPEAKSKVFEMFYTADNVRGDGRRGLGLGLALCKSIIHAHGGHIEVQDHAPQGTVFRFTLLAEEVNVHE from the coding sequence ATGATAGGGGAAAATACAGCGAAGAAGCAGCGCGGCAGGCTGAGGATATTCTTCAGTTATGTACCGGGAGCAGGGAAGACCCGGGCGATGCTGGAGGCTGCCCGTGCGGAGCAGAAGAACGGCCAACAGGTGCTGGCGGGCTATATGGTAGCCCATGACACAGCAGATATTGCGGAGCTTATTAATGGACTGGAGCTGTTGCCGCCGCTGGACATTCCTGTAAACGGGACCACCCTGCGGGAATTCGATCTTGACCAGGCGATCGGCAGGAGGCCGGACCTGATTGTGCTGGATGAGTTGGCCCACATCAATGCTCCGGAAGTACGCCACAAGCGGCGGTATCAGGATGTGGAGGAGCTGTTGCGCGCGGGAATAGATGTCTATACTTCAGTTAGCATAGAGCAGCTGGAAAGCATGACCGATGTTGTAGCATCTATGACCGGAATGCCTGTAACAGCGCGCATTCCCGACAGTGTGTTCGATCGTGCCGACCAGGTCGAGTTCATTGATATCAGTCCGGACATTTGGCTGAAGCGTCTGCATGAGGGGCTAATCTTTTCCACGGAACTACTCCGGCAGGAGGCGGGGGATCTGTACACTCCCCAGAAGCTGAGCGCTTTGCGGGAAATGGCTCTAAGGTACAGGGCTGATCAATTCAAACGTTTTGAGGGCAGGTTAGGAGAACGGGCAGTGGAAGCCAGCTTGTACAGCAGAGAACATATTCTGGTCTGCCTGTCATCGGCAATATCCAATAAGAAGGTCATCCGCACAGCGGCGAGAATGGCCGAAGCCCTTCAGGGGGAATTCACTGCTCTCTACGTGGAGACCTCTCGAACGAAAGAGTTAACGGCAAGGAACAAGTCGGAGCTGCGGGAGAATCTGCGGCTGGCCGAACAGCTTGGTGCGCAGGTTGCCACTGTGTACGGGGAGGATGTGCCGGGACAGATTGCCGAATATGCCAAAACCAGCAGGGTCTCCAAAATCATCCTGGGCCGGTCGCAGAATCGCAGCCATTGGCCGGCCGCTTCCAATTTCATAGACAAACTGACGGCTGCTGCCCCGAATATCGACATGTATATCATCCCGGATCAAGAGTCTGCCTTGCAATCCAAAATTCCGCAATATGCCAGACCTCCGCTTCTCTCCCTCGCTGATACGGGCAAAACCCTGGGGATTCTGCTGGTCTGCACGATCATCGGGTTATGGTTCAAGGTTCTTGGCTTCAGTGAAGCGAACATTATCACAGTCTATATTCTGGGTGTTCTGCTCGATGCGATGGTTACAAAAGGACGGCTGTACAGCGCGGTGACGTCGATTTTGAGCGTGCTGGTCTTTAACTATTTTTTCACCGAACCTTATTTCTCGCTTCAGGCCTATGATTCCGGGTATCCGGTGACCTTCCTCGTGATGCTGGCCGCCTCGTTCATCACCAGTACGTTGACGCTGCGGGTGAAGGAGCAGGCCAGAGAATCGGCGCAAAAAGCGTACCGCACCGAGGTGCTCCTGGAGACCAGCCGGAAGCTCCAGCAGGCCAAAGACACACCCGCCATCCTGAGCGAGACCGCGCTGCAAATGCTCAAGCTGCTGGACCGGAGCATCATCATCTATGAGGTTGAGGGCGATGGACTGTCGGAGCCGCTCGTGTACAGCAAGGATGGGAGTGCAGTGAATAACGAAAAGGATAGGCTGGAAGCGGAGCGCGAGGTAGCGGAATGGGTGCTGCGGAATAATAAAAGGGCTGGAGCGTCTACCGATACCTTCTCGGCGGCCCAATGTCTGTATCATGCGGTGCGAAGCGGCGATACGGTCTTTGCCGTGGCAGGAATTGTGATGCAGCAGGAAGAGCCGCTGGAGGTGTTCGAGTCGAGTCTGATGATTGCTATGCTAGGTGAATGCGCCCTCGCTCTGGAGAAAGACAAGCTGAACGAGCTGCAAAAGGAAAGCTCCCTGCAAATCCGGCAGGAGCAGCTGCGCGCCAATCTGCTGCGCGGCATCTCGCATGATCTGCGCACGCCGCTTACCAGTATTTCCGGCAATGCGGGCATTCTGATCGGCAACTCGGCGGTGCTGAGCGAGGAGCAGAAGCAGGAGTTATACAGCGATATCTATGACGATTCGATCTGGCTGATCAATCTGGTGGAGAATCTGCTGTCGATTACCCGGATTGACAATGGGGCGCTTCATTTGAATTTTCAGGCGGAGCTGCTGGAGGAAGTGATCGCGGAAGCGCTGCTGCATGTGAACCGCAACAAGGAGGATCATGTGATCCGGGTGGTGCTCGAAGAGGAGCTGCTGATGGCCAGGATGGATTCACGGCTGATCATTCAGGTGATCATCAACCTGGTGGATAATGCGATTAAGTATAGCGGGTCTGGTTCACATATTACCCTATCCGCCAGACAGGAGCAGGGGCTTGTTGTAGTCGAGGTCGCTGACGACGGGCCGGGAATATCCCCGGAAGCGAAGTCCAAGGTCTTCGAAATGTTCTATACGGCGGATAACGTGCGGGGAGACGGCAGGCGCGGTCTGGGCCTGGGCCTTGCGCTCTGCAAATCAATTATTCATGCCCATGGCGGGCATATTGAAGTACAAGATCATGCACCGCAGGGAACGGTCTTCCGCTTCACCCTGCTGGCAGAGGAGGTGAATGTCCATGAATAA